In one window of Vespa crabro chromosome 6, iyVesCrab1.2, whole genome shotgun sequence DNA:
- the LOC124424758 gene encoding transcriptional regulatory protein GAT1-like isoform X3, producing the protein MRCEGPPKRLLELLPPSFRCLLQRFSPLFPSNRMDMMKETLVKQDIKIEWEGHHSGENSPQLHVTEEPSDSPQSVITSKRHVRTITTAGHITESITEIEAESSDSNAVSSNLQQAMHQHQHQHSDQDQNVYQEEQQQQQQQTQQQGQQQYVQISHANSTEEQQRDENDQQHVVYTTRNGQNGGVEVSDGVDSTITLTVKESPRYETTGATTERNEVGRIYAYTSDDQELRRENHMITMQVQDNARRGQQTTTHHRFSPHESNHSTSNTANSTPRYQTSPVLPNTEDYEASGIVSQSGGNVQLSSPAPNYSPPIDGIRTNQHQQQLVAAGYSDAAVAATIKYDTEVAVATENIKVSSTYTTLETVAIPPSQTVQYTQYISGSETFQQAPTYTYPKPELFITYPPASQPGSRGAEVESPNSAYIKGDPTLASSLGTTRAVSLHYEQPGSPGSQVTLYGPSTATSYQYIKPSNDPYWPASGTPSPPTSLEYVQTYPSVTTIVSDAANMQLYSGGGYSVATAAGNGLSGPWQTLPSAEETFDGTVIASEPKDCLNCAATMTPLWRRDGTGHYLCSMCGIISKMNGTSRPPIRCSKPKQSVAPAGVRRTGVQCANCRTSNTTLWRRNNNGEPVCNACGLYFKLHNVNRPLSMKKEGIQTRKRKPKNNSGVSGNLPGPSGISKTEIKSSLLVDSLQLNMFASGGGGDGVEEHCLPVGTPTTAQLGHAHSPLTLPTVAVLNRQTTLTVPPLEPITSQPSGDLVSVITSTTTVHAERS; encoded by the exons ATGAGGTGCGAGGGTCCGCCCAAACGGCTGCTCGAGTTGCTTCCTCCATCGTTTCGCTGCCTGTTGCAACGCTTTTCTCCCCTCTTTCCCTCGAATCGAATG gatATGATGAAGGAGACATTGGTGAAACAGGACATAAAGATAGAGTGGGAAGGGCATCATTCAGGCGAGAATTCCCCTCAGTTACACGTCACGGAAGAACCCTCTGATAGTCCGCAAAGTGTTATCACTTCGAAGAGACACGTCAGAACGATCACTACGGCCGGACATATCACGGAAAGTATAACCGAGATCGAGGCTGAATCCTCGGACTCGAATGCTGTCTCGAGTAATCTTCAACAAGCCATGCACCAACATCAGCATCAACACTCGGATCAAGATCAGAATGTATATCaagaagaacaacaacaacaacaacagcaaacTCAACAACAGGGCCAACAACAATACGTGCAGATTTCTCATGCTAATAGTACAGAGGAACAGCAGAGAGATGAAAATGATCAGCAACATGTTGTCTATACGACTAGAAACGGTCAGAATGGTGGCGTTGAAGTCTCTGATGGTGTTGATTCAACGATCACTCTTACCGTCAAAGAATCACCTAG ataCGAGACAACCGGAGCAACAACTGAGAGGAACGAAGTGGGCCGTATCTATGCGTACACTAGCGACGATCAGGAATTAAGGAGGGAGAATCATATGATCACGATGCAAGTTCAAGACAATGCTCGTCGTGGTCAACAAACAACGACGCATCACAGGTTCAGTCCTCATGAGAGCAATCATAGTACCAGCAACACAGCCAATAGTACACCCAGGTATCAAACCTCACCAGTTCTTCCTAACACGGAGGATTACGAAGCGTCAGGGATCGTTAGCCAATCTGGAGGCAATGTACAACTGAGTTCACCCGCACCCAATTATTCTCCGCCAATCGATGGAATACGAACGAATCAACATCAACAGCAATTGGTCGCCGCTGGTTATTCCGACGCAGCTGTCGCTGCGACGATCAAATACGATACCGAAGTAGCCGTTGCCACGGAAAATATCAAAGTTTCGAGTACCTACACAACCCTCGAGACTGTCGCCATACCACCCTCGCAGACGGTTCAATATACTCAATATATATCGGGTAGTGAAACTTTTCAACAAGCGCCAACGTATACATATCCAAAGCCTGAACTTTTTATCACTTATCCACCTGCTAGTCAGCCTGGATCCCGAGGTGCCgaa GTCGAGTCTCCCAACAGTGCCTACATCAAAGGTGATCCAACGTTAGCTTCGTCTTTAGGTACGACACGTGCAGTCTCTCTTCATTACGAACAACCAGGCTCACCGGGATCTCAAGTGACTCTTTATGGACCCAGTACAGCTACTTCTTATCAATACATTAAACCAAGCAATGATCCTTATTGGCCTGCTAGTGGTACACCATCACCTCCAACGTCTCTCGAATACGTTCAAACTTATCCCAGCGTGACAACGATAGTTAGCGACGCTGCAAATATGCAACTCTATTCGGGCGGTGGTTATAGTGTCGCGACAGCTGCTGGAAATGGTTTATCTGGTCCTTGGCAAACTCTTCCTAGCGCTGAAGAAACCTTCGACGGTACCGTGATAGCAAGCGAACCAAAGGACTGCTTAAACTGTGCCGCTACCATGACACCTCTGTGGAGACGCGATGGTACTGGACATTATCTTTGCAGCATGTGTGGTATTATCAGCAAGATGAATGGCACCAGCAGACCACCGATAAGATGCAGCAAACCAAAACAGTCGGTCGCGCCG GCTGGTGTACGAAGGACAGGAGTGCAATGTGCGAACTGTAGAACGAGTAACACGACTTTATGGCGACGAAACAATAACGGCGAACCAGTTTGTAATGCCTGTGGTCTTTACTTCAAACTGCACAAc GTTAACAGGCCATTGAGcatgaaaaaggaaggaatacAAACGCGAAAGAGGAAGCCAAAGAATAATTCAGGTGTAAGCGGGAATCTTCCTGGACCGAGCGGTATCTCCAAGACCGAGATTAAGTCCAGCTTACTCG TGGACTCGTTGCAGTTGAACATGTTTGCAAGCGGGGGTGGGGGTGATGGGGTAGAAGAGCATTGTCTTCCTGTAGGTACACCAACAACGGCACAATTAGGGCACGCACATTCGCCCCTCACATTACCTACTGTCGCCGTATTGAATCGTCAAACTACCCTTAC CGTGCCTCCACTAGAACCAATCACTAGTCAACCCAGCGGTGACCTGGTCTCGGTTATAACTTCAACGACGACAGTACATGCTGAGAGATCGTAG
- the LOC124424758 gene encoding box A-binding factor-like isoform X5, with the protein MMKETLVKQDIKIEWEGHHSGENSPQLHVTEEPSDSPQSVITSKRHVRTITTAGHITESITEIEAESSDSNAVSSNLQQAMHQHQHQHSDQDQNVYQEEQQQQQQQTQQQGQQQYVQISHANSTEEQQRDENDQQHVVYTTRNGQNGGVEVSDGVDSTITLTVKESPRYETTGATTERNEVGRIYAYTSDDQELRRENHMITMQVQDNARRGQQTTTHHRFSPHESNHSTSNTANSTPRYQTSPVLPNTEDYEASGIVSQSGGNVQLSSPAPNYSPPIDGIRTNQHQQQLVAAGYSDAAVAATIKYDTEVAVATENIKVSSTYTTLETVAIPPSQTVQYTQYISGSETFQQAPTYTYPKPELFITYPPASQPGSRGAEVESPNSAYIKGDPTLASSLGTTRAVSLHYEQPGSPGSQVTLYGPSTATSYQYIKPSNDPYWPASGTPSPPTSLEYVQTYPSVTTIVSDAANMQLYSGGGYSVATAAGNGLSGPWQTLPSAEETFDGTVIASEPKDCLNCAATMTPLWRRDGTGHYLCSMCGIISKMNGTSRPPIRCSKPKQSVAPVNIVRIFIIVTLLLLSPMRAGVRRTGVQCANCRTSNTTLWRRNNNGEPVCNACGLYFKLHNVNRPLSMKKEGIQTRKRKPKNNSGVSGNLPGPSGISKTEIKSSLLVDSLQLNMFASGGGGDGVEEHCLPVGTPTTAQLGHAHSPLTLPTVAVLNRQTTLTVPPLEPITSQPSGDLVSVITSTTTVHAERS; encoded by the exons ATGATGAAGGAGACATTGGTGAAACAGGACATAAAGATAGAGTGGGAAGGGCATCATTCAGGCGAGAATTCCCCTCAGTTACACGTCACGGAAGAACCCTCTGATAGTCCGCAAAGTGTTATCACTTCGAAGAGACACGTCAGAACGATCACTACGGCCGGACATATCACGGAAAGTATAACCGAGATCGAGGCTGAATCCTCGGACTCGAATGCTGTCTCGAGTAATCTTCAACAAGCCATGCACCAACATCAGCATCAACACTCGGATCAAGATCAGAATGTATATCaagaagaacaacaacaacaacaacagcaaacTCAACAACAGGGCCAACAACAATACGTGCAGATTTCTCATGCTAATAGTACAGAGGAACAGCAGAGAGATGAAAATGATCAGCAACATGTTGTCTATACGACTAGAAACGGTCAGAATGGTGGCGTTGAAGTCTCTGATGGTGTTGATTCAACGATCACTCTTACCGTCAAAGAATCACCTAG ataCGAGACAACCGGAGCAACAACTGAGAGGAACGAAGTGGGCCGTATCTATGCGTACACTAGCGACGATCAGGAATTAAGGAGGGAGAATCATATGATCACGATGCAAGTTCAAGACAATGCTCGTCGTGGTCAACAAACAACGACGCATCACAGGTTCAGTCCTCATGAGAGCAATCATAGTACCAGCAACACAGCCAATAGTACACCCAGGTATCAAACCTCACCAGTTCTTCCTAACACGGAGGATTACGAAGCGTCAGGGATCGTTAGCCAATCTGGAGGCAATGTACAACTGAGTTCACCCGCACCCAATTATTCTCCGCCAATCGATGGAATACGAACGAATCAACATCAACAGCAATTGGTCGCCGCTGGTTATTCCGACGCAGCTGTCGCTGCGACGATCAAATACGATACCGAAGTAGCCGTTGCCACGGAAAATATCAAAGTTTCGAGTACCTACACAACCCTCGAGACTGTCGCCATACCACCCTCGCAGACGGTTCAATATACTCAATATATATCGGGTAGTGAAACTTTTCAACAAGCGCCAACGTATACATATCCAAAGCCTGAACTTTTTATCACTTATCCACCTGCTAGTCAGCCTGGATCCCGAGGTGCCgaa GTCGAGTCTCCCAACAGTGCCTACATCAAAGGTGATCCAACGTTAGCTTCGTCTTTAGGTACGACACGTGCAGTCTCTCTTCATTACGAACAACCAGGCTCACCGGGATCTCAAGTGACTCTTTATGGACCCAGTACAGCTACTTCTTATCAATACATTAAACCAAGCAATGATCCTTATTGGCCTGCTAGTGGTACACCATCACCTCCAACGTCTCTCGAATACGTTCAAACTTATCCCAGCGTGACAACGATAGTTAGCGACGCTGCAAATATGCAACTCTATTCGGGCGGTGGTTATAGTGTCGCGACAGCTGCTGGAAATGGTTTATCTGGTCCTTGGCAAACTCTTCCTAGCGCTGAAGAAACCTTCGACGGTACCGTGATAGCAAGCGAACCAAAGGACTGCTTAAACTGTGCCGCTACCATGACACCTCTGTGGAGACGCGATGGTACTGGACATTATCTTTGCAGCATGTGTGGTATTATCAGCAAGATGAATGGCACCAGCAGACCACCGATAAGATGCAGCAAACCAAAACAGTCGGTCGCGCCGGTAAACATTGTGCGAATCTTCATCATAGTTACACTTTTGTTGTTGTCAcctatgcgt GCTGGTGTACGAAGGACAGGAGTGCAATGTGCGAACTGTAGAACGAGTAACACGACTTTATGGCGACGAAACAATAACGGCGAACCAGTTTGTAATGCCTGTGGTCTTTACTTCAAACTGCACAAc GTTAACAGGCCATTGAGcatgaaaaaggaaggaatacAAACGCGAAAGAGGAAGCCAAAGAATAATTCAGGTGTAAGCGGGAATCTTCCTGGACCGAGCGGTATCTCCAAGACCGAGATTAAGTCCAGCTTACTCG TGGACTCGTTGCAGTTGAACATGTTTGCAAGCGGGGGTGGGGGTGATGGGGTAGAAGAGCATTGTCTTCCTGTAGGTACACCAACAACGGCACAATTAGGGCACGCACATTCGCCCCTCACATTACCTACTGTCGCCGTATTGAATCGTCAAACTACCCTTAC CGTGCCTCCACTAGAACCAATCACTAGTCAACCCAGCGGTGACCTGGTCTCGGTTATAACTTCAACGACGACAGTACATGCTGAGAGATCGTAG
- the LOC124424758 gene encoding box A-binding factor-like isoform X4 produces the protein MRHTATEDMMKETLVKQDIKIEWEGHHSGENSPQLHVTEEPSDSPQSVITSKRHVRTITTAGHITESITEIEAESSDSNAVSSNLQQAMHQHQHQHSDQDQNVYQEEQQQQQQQTQQQGQQQYVQISHANSTEEQQRDENDQQHVVYTTRNGQNGGVEVSDGVDSTITLTVKESPRYETTGATTERNEVGRIYAYTSDDQELRRENHMITMQVQDNARRGQQTTTHHRFSPHESNHSTSNTANSTPRYQTSPVLPNTEDYEASGIVSQSGGNVQLSSPAPNYSPPIDGIRTNQHQQQLVAAGYSDAAVAATIKYDTEVAVATENIKVSSTYTTLETVAIPPSQTVQYTQYISGSETFQQAPTYTYPKPELFITYPPASQPGSRGAEVESPNSAYIKGDPTLASSLGTTRAVSLHYEQPGSPGSQVTLYGPSTATSYQYIKPSNDPYWPASGTPSPPTSLEYVQTYPSVTTIVSDAANMQLYSGGGYSVATAAGNGLSGPWQTLPSAEETFDGTVIASEPKDCLNCAATMTPLWRRDGTGHYLCSMCGIISKMNGTSRPPIRCSKPKQSVAPVNIVRIFIIVTLLLLSPMRAGVRRTGVQCANCRTSNTTLWRRNNNGEPVCNACGLYFKLHNVNRPLSMKKEGIQTRKRKPKNNSGVSGNLPGPSGISKTEIKSSLLVDSLQLNMFASGGGGDGVEEHCLPVGTPTTAQLGHAHSPLTLPTVAVLNRQTTLTVPPLEPITSQPSGDLVSVITSTTTVHAERS, from the exons ATGCGACATACAGCTACGGAG gatATGATGAAGGAGACATTGGTGAAACAGGACATAAAGATAGAGTGGGAAGGGCATCATTCAGGCGAGAATTCCCCTCAGTTACACGTCACGGAAGAACCCTCTGATAGTCCGCAAAGTGTTATCACTTCGAAGAGACACGTCAGAACGATCACTACGGCCGGACATATCACGGAAAGTATAACCGAGATCGAGGCTGAATCCTCGGACTCGAATGCTGTCTCGAGTAATCTTCAACAAGCCATGCACCAACATCAGCATCAACACTCGGATCAAGATCAGAATGTATATCaagaagaacaacaacaacaacaacagcaaacTCAACAACAGGGCCAACAACAATACGTGCAGATTTCTCATGCTAATAGTACAGAGGAACAGCAGAGAGATGAAAATGATCAGCAACATGTTGTCTATACGACTAGAAACGGTCAGAATGGTGGCGTTGAAGTCTCTGATGGTGTTGATTCAACGATCACTCTTACCGTCAAAGAATCACCTAG ataCGAGACAACCGGAGCAACAACTGAGAGGAACGAAGTGGGCCGTATCTATGCGTACACTAGCGACGATCAGGAATTAAGGAGGGAGAATCATATGATCACGATGCAAGTTCAAGACAATGCTCGTCGTGGTCAACAAACAACGACGCATCACAGGTTCAGTCCTCATGAGAGCAATCATAGTACCAGCAACACAGCCAATAGTACACCCAGGTATCAAACCTCACCAGTTCTTCCTAACACGGAGGATTACGAAGCGTCAGGGATCGTTAGCCAATCTGGAGGCAATGTACAACTGAGTTCACCCGCACCCAATTATTCTCCGCCAATCGATGGAATACGAACGAATCAACATCAACAGCAATTGGTCGCCGCTGGTTATTCCGACGCAGCTGTCGCTGCGACGATCAAATACGATACCGAAGTAGCCGTTGCCACGGAAAATATCAAAGTTTCGAGTACCTACACAACCCTCGAGACTGTCGCCATACCACCCTCGCAGACGGTTCAATATACTCAATATATATCGGGTAGTGAAACTTTTCAACAAGCGCCAACGTATACATATCCAAAGCCTGAACTTTTTATCACTTATCCACCTGCTAGTCAGCCTGGATCCCGAGGTGCCgaa GTCGAGTCTCCCAACAGTGCCTACATCAAAGGTGATCCAACGTTAGCTTCGTCTTTAGGTACGACACGTGCAGTCTCTCTTCATTACGAACAACCAGGCTCACCGGGATCTCAAGTGACTCTTTATGGACCCAGTACAGCTACTTCTTATCAATACATTAAACCAAGCAATGATCCTTATTGGCCTGCTAGTGGTACACCATCACCTCCAACGTCTCTCGAATACGTTCAAACTTATCCCAGCGTGACAACGATAGTTAGCGACGCTGCAAATATGCAACTCTATTCGGGCGGTGGTTATAGTGTCGCGACAGCTGCTGGAAATGGTTTATCTGGTCCTTGGCAAACTCTTCCTAGCGCTGAAGAAACCTTCGACGGTACCGTGATAGCAAGCGAACCAAAGGACTGCTTAAACTGTGCCGCTACCATGACACCTCTGTGGAGACGCGATGGTACTGGACATTATCTTTGCAGCATGTGTGGTATTATCAGCAAGATGAATGGCACCAGCAGACCACCGATAAGATGCAGCAAACCAAAACAGTCGGTCGCGCCGGTAAACATTGTGCGAATCTTCATCATAGTTACACTTTTGTTGTTGTCAcctatgcgt GCTGGTGTACGAAGGACAGGAGTGCAATGTGCGAACTGTAGAACGAGTAACACGACTTTATGGCGACGAAACAATAACGGCGAACCAGTTTGTAATGCCTGTGGTCTTTACTTCAAACTGCACAAc GTTAACAGGCCATTGAGcatgaaaaaggaaggaatacAAACGCGAAAGAGGAAGCCAAAGAATAATTCAGGTGTAAGCGGGAATCTTCCTGGACCGAGCGGTATCTCCAAGACCGAGATTAAGTCCAGCTTACTCG TGGACTCGTTGCAGTTGAACATGTTTGCAAGCGGGGGTGGGGGTGATGGGGTAGAAGAGCATTGTCTTCCTGTAGGTACACCAACAACGGCACAATTAGGGCACGCACATTCGCCCCTCACATTACCTACTGTCGCCGTATTGAATCGTCAAACTACCCTTAC CGTGCCTCCACTAGAACCAATCACTAGTCAACCCAGCGGTGACCTGGTCTCGGTTATAACTTCAACGACGACAGTACATGCTGAGAGATCGTAG
- the LOC124424758 gene encoding box A-binding factor-like isoform X1 encodes MRCEGPPKRLLELLPPSFRCLLQRFSPLFPSNRMDMMKETLVKQDIKIEWEGHHSGENSPQLHVTEEPSDSPQSVITSKRHVRTITTAGHITESITEIEAESSDSNAVSSNLQQAMHQHQHQHSDQDQNVYQEEQQQQQQQTQQQGQQQYVQISHANSTEEQQRDENDQQHVVYTTRNGQNGGVEVSDGVDSTITLTVKESPRYETTGATTERNEVGRIYAYTSDDQELRRENHMITMQVQDNARRGQQTTTHHRFSPHESNHSTSNTANSTPRYQTSPVLPNTEDYEASGIVSQSGGNVQLSSPAPNYSPPIDGIRTNQHQQQLVAAGYSDAAVAATIKYDTEVAVATENIKVSSTYTTLETVAIPPSQTVQYTQYISGSETFQQAPTYTYPKPELFITYPPASQPGSRGAEVESPNSAYIKGDPTLASSLGTTRAVSLHYEQPGSPGSQVTLYGPSTATSYQYIKPSNDPYWPASGTPSPPTSLEYVQTYPSVTTIVSDAANMQLYSGGGYSVATAAGNGLSGPWQTLPSAEETFDGTVIASEPKDCLNCAATMTPLWRRDGTGHYLCSMCGIISKMNGTSRPPIRCSKPKQSVAPVNIVRIFIIVTLLLLSPMRAGVRRTGVQCANCRTSNTTLWRRNNNGEPVCNACGLYFKLHNVNRPLSMKKEGIQTRKRKPKNNSGVSGNLPGPSGISKTEIKSSLLVDSLQLNMFASGGGGDGVEEHCLPVGTPTTAQLGHAHSPLTLPTVAVLNRQTTLTVPPLEPITSQPSGDLVSVITSTTTVHAERS; translated from the exons ATGAGGTGCGAGGGTCCGCCCAAACGGCTGCTCGAGTTGCTTCCTCCATCGTTTCGCTGCCTGTTGCAACGCTTTTCTCCCCTCTTTCCCTCGAATCGAATG gatATGATGAAGGAGACATTGGTGAAACAGGACATAAAGATAGAGTGGGAAGGGCATCATTCAGGCGAGAATTCCCCTCAGTTACACGTCACGGAAGAACCCTCTGATAGTCCGCAAAGTGTTATCACTTCGAAGAGACACGTCAGAACGATCACTACGGCCGGACATATCACGGAAAGTATAACCGAGATCGAGGCTGAATCCTCGGACTCGAATGCTGTCTCGAGTAATCTTCAACAAGCCATGCACCAACATCAGCATCAACACTCGGATCAAGATCAGAATGTATATCaagaagaacaacaacaacaacaacagcaaacTCAACAACAGGGCCAACAACAATACGTGCAGATTTCTCATGCTAATAGTACAGAGGAACAGCAGAGAGATGAAAATGATCAGCAACATGTTGTCTATACGACTAGAAACGGTCAGAATGGTGGCGTTGAAGTCTCTGATGGTGTTGATTCAACGATCACTCTTACCGTCAAAGAATCACCTAG ataCGAGACAACCGGAGCAACAACTGAGAGGAACGAAGTGGGCCGTATCTATGCGTACACTAGCGACGATCAGGAATTAAGGAGGGAGAATCATATGATCACGATGCAAGTTCAAGACAATGCTCGTCGTGGTCAACAAACAACGACGCATCACAGGTTCAGTCCTCATGAGAGCAATCATAGTACCAGCAACACAGCCAATAGTACACCCAGGTATCAAACCTCACCAGTTCTTCCTAACACGGAGGATTACGAAGCGTCAGGGATCGTTAGCCAATCTGGAGGCAATGTACAACTGAGTTCACCCGCACCCAATTATTCTCCGCCAATCGATGGAATACGAACGAATCAACATCAACAGCAATTGGTCGCCGCTGGTTATTCCGACGCAGCTGTCGCTGCGACGATCAAATACGATACCGAAGTAGCCGTTGCCACGGAAAATATCAAAGTTTCGAGTACCTACACAACCCTCGAGACTGTCGCCATACCACCCTCGCAGACGGTTCAATATACTCAATATATATCGGGTAGTGAAACTTTTCAACAAGCGCCAACGTATACATATCCAAAGCCTGAACTTTTTATCACTTATCCACCTGCTAGTCAGCCTGGATCCCGAGGTGCCgaa GTCGAGTCTCCCAACAGTGCCTACATCAAAGGTGATCCAACGTTAGCTTCGTCTTTAGGTACGACACGTGCAGTCTCTCTTCATTACGAACAACCAGGCTCACCGGGATCTCAAGTGACTCTTTATGGACCCAGTACAGCTACTTCTTATCAATACATTAAACCAAGCAATGATCCTTATTGGCCTGCTAGTGGTACACCATCACCTCCAACGTCTCTCGAATACGTTCAAACTTATCCCAGCGTGACAACGATAGTTAGCGACGCTGCAAATATGCAACTCTATTCGGGCGGTGGTTATAGTGTCGCGACAGCTGCTGGAAATGGTTTATCTGGTCCTTGGCAAACTCTTCCTAGCGCTGAAGAAACCTTCGACGGTACCGTGATAGCAAGCGAACCAAAGGACTGCTTAAACTGTGCCGCTACCATGACACCTCTGTGGAGACGCGATGGTACTGGACATTATCTTTGCAGCATGTGTGGTATTATCAGCAAGATGAATGGCACCAGCAGACCACCGATAAGATGCAGCAAACCAAAACAGTCGGTCGCGCCGGTAAACATTGTGCGAATCTTCATCATAGTTACACTTTTGTTGTTGTCAcctatgcgt GCTGGTGTACGAAGGACAGGAGTGCAATGTGCGAACTGTAGAACGAGTAACACGACTTTATGGCGACGAAACAATAACGGCGAACCAGTTTGTAATGCCTGTGGTCTTTACTTCAAACTGCACAAc GTTAACAGGCCATTGAGcatgaaaaaggaaggaatacAAACGCGAAAGAGGAAGCCAAAGAATAATTCAGGTGTAAGCGGGAATCTTCCTGGACCGAGCGGTATCTCCAAGACCGAGATTAAGTCCAGCTTACTCG TGGACTCGTTGCAGTTGAACATGTTTGCAAGCGGGGGTGGGGGTGATGGGGTAGAAGAGCATTGTCTTCCTGTAGGTACACCAACAACGGCACAATTAGGGCACGCACATTCGCCCCTCACATTACCTACTGTCGCCGTATTGAATCGTCAAACTACCCTTAC CGTGCCTCCACTAGAACCAATCACTAGTCAACCCAGCGGTGACCTGGTCTCGGTTATAACTTCAACGACGACAGTACATGCTGAGAGATCGTAG